A region of Argentina anserina chromosome 5, drPotAnse1.1, whole genome shotgun sequence DNA encodes the following proteins:
- the LOC126794887 gene encoding chaperone protein ClpD, chloroplastic, translated as MHVSSSSSVMISSPLQWRTPSQHVSLPLQSAVASTSTTYARDRRNAVVSIRLNPFSSSFLLQTKTSPFRRRKSSKLRVVSAVFERFTERAVKAVIFSQREAKALGRDMVFTQHLLLGLIAEEEQQHSHLQRDSSRGFLGSGMTLDQARRAVRSIWRLNSQSQTASSASATELSFSISTKRVLEAALEYSRSRAHNFIAPEHIVIGLLTVDDGSAAQVLKRLGVNVNQLLAEAASRLQKELAKDGREPSGGSQKSFSKKSTASSGKTKEKSALERFCVDLTARASEGRIDPVIARDTEVQRIIQILCRRTKNNPILLGQSGVGKTAVVEGLATSISQADVPVYLLTKRIMSLDVALLMAGAKERGELEARVTSLISDVQKSGNVILFIDEVHTLIGSGTVGQGNKGSGLDIANILKPALGRGKLQCIASTTTDEYRMHLEKDKAFGRRFQPVWINEPSQDDAVKILLGLREKYEAHHNCIYAPEAISAAVYLSARYIPDRYLPDKAIDLLDEAGSRARMDAFKKKKEERVDILSKSPDDYWQEIRTVQAMHEVVLSSELKYGAASVDDTGEHALDSVTSSTVDDEPTVVGPNDIAAVASLWSGVPLQQLTADDRLILVGLDEKLRRRVIGQDEAVAAISRAVRRSRVGLKDPSRPMATMLFCGPTGVGKTELTKALAACYFGSGEAMVRLDMSEYMERHSVSKLIGSPPGYVGFGEGGTLTEAIRRRPFTVVVLDEIEKAHPDIFNILLQIFEDGHLTDSQGRRVSFKNALVVMTSNVGSTIIAKGRKSSIGFVLTDDESSSYAGIKATVMEELKSYFRPELLNRIDEVVVFHPLEKSQMLEIVNIMLQEVKQRLLSLGIGLEVSESVKDLICQEGYDRIYGARPLRRAITLIIEDPLSEALLAGVYQPGDTAVVDLDASGNPSVSHGSGQNSSPFFKTSIQHPSCN; from the exons atgcatgtgtcGTCATCATCCTCCGTGATGATATCATCTCCTCTTCAATGGAGAACTCCATCCCAACACGTATCACTTCCGTTACAATCCGCCGTCGCTTCCACCAGTACTACTTACGCCCGCGATCGCCGCAACGCCGTCGTTTCAATTCGCCTGAATccgttttcttcttccttcttgcTCCAGACAAAAACCAGCCCCTTCCGGAGGCGAAAGAGCTCGAAGCTCCGGGTCGTCTCCGCCGTCTTCGAGCGGTTCACGGAGCGCGCGGTCAAAGCCGTGATCTTCTCACAGAGAGAGGCCAAGGCTTTAGGAAGGGACATGGTGTTCACGCAGCACCTCTTGCTCGGTTTGATCGCCGAGGAGGAGCAGCAGCACAGCCATCTTCAGCGGGATTCTTCGCGCGGGTTTCTCGGGTCGGGTATGACGTTGGACCAGGCCCGCCGCGCCGTCCGGAGCATTTGGCGGCTTAATAGTCAAAGTCAAACGGCGTCTTCTGCTTCAGCTACGGAGCTGTCGTTTTCGATTAGTACCAAGAGAGTGCTGGAGGCTGCGCTGGAGTATTCGAGGAGTAGGGCTCATAATTTTATAGCGCCGGAGCACATTGTTATTGGTTTGTTGACTGTTGATGATGGAAGTGCTGCTCAGGTTCTTAAAAG ACTGGGGGTAAATGTGAACCAGTTGTTAGCTGAGGCGGCCTCCAGGCTTCAAAAAGAGCTTGCCAAAGATGGTAGAGAGCCATCTGGGGGATCTCAAAAGTCCTTTTCTAAAAAGTCGACTGCATCATCTGGGAAAACCAAAG AAAAAAGTGCTCTGGAGCGGTTCTGTGTTGATCTCACTGCTCGTGCTAGTGAGGGACGCATCGATCCTGTTATTGCCCGTGATACTGAAGTGCAGAGAATTATTCAGATACTTTGTCGCAGAACCAAGAATAATCCCATTCTTCTCGGTCAAAGTGGGGTTGGAAAGACGGCCGTTGTTGAAGGTCTGGCAACTAGTATATCACAGGCGGATGTCCCTGTTTACCTGTTG ACAAAACGCATAATGTCCTTGGACGTAGCACTATTAATGGCTGGTGCAAAGGAGAGGGGAGAGTTGGAGGCCCGTGTTACCTCCTTAATAAGTGATGTACAAAAATCAG GAAATGTTATTCTGTTTATTGATGAAGTTCATACCCTGATTGGGTCTGGCACAGTTGGACAAGGGAATAAGGGGTCTGGTCTTGACATTGCTAATATATTGAAACCGGCACTTGGGAGGGGTAAATTACAG tgtaTTGCATCCACCACAACCGATGAATACAGGATGCATCTTGAAAAGGATAAAGCATTTGGAAGAAGATTCCAACCTGTCTGGATTAATGAACCAAGCCAG GACGATGCGGTTAAAATCCTACTGGGTTTGCGTGAGAAATATGAGGCCCATCACAACTGCATATATGCACCAGAAGCCATTAGTGCTGCTGTGTACCTGTCAGCTAGATATATTCCTGATAGATATCTTCCTGATAAAGCTATCGATCTCCTCGATGAAGCAGGAAGTAGGGCTCGTATGGATGCctttaagaagaaaaaggaagagcgGGTTGACATACTTTCGAAATCACCTGATGATTATTGGCAAGAAATTCGTACAGTTCAGGCAATGCATGAAGTG GTTTTATCGAGTGAACTGAAATATGGAGCTGCTTCTGTGGACGATACTGGCGAGCATGCTCTAGACTCGGTTACATCTTCCACAGTAGATGATGA ACCTACTGTGGTGGGACCAAATGATATAGCAGCAGTTGCCTCACTATGGTCAGGAGTCCCTCTCCAGCAGTTAACTGCTGATGACCGACTTATTTTGGTTGGTCTTGATGAGAAGCTCAGAAGACGAGTTATTGGTCAAGACGAGGCTGTTGCAGCCATTTCTCGAGCTGTTAGGAGGTCCCGGGTTGGATTGAAGGATCCAAGTAGACCAATGGCAACAATGCTCTTTTGTGGTCCTACTGGAGTTGGCAAAACTGAACTGACAAAAGCTTTGGCTGCATGTTATTTTGGATCA GGGGAAGCTATGGTACGACTGGACATGAGTGAATATATGGAGCGCCATTCAGTCAGCAAATTAATAGGGTCACCCCCAGGATATGTTGGCTTTGGGGAGGGAGGCACTCTAACAGAAGCTATAAGAAGACGACCTTTTACAGTAGTTGTTCTTGATGAAATCGAGAAGGCCCATCCAGATATATTCAACATCCTTCTCCAAATCTTTGAAGATGGCCACCTTACTGATTCTCAG GGACGAAGAGTATCATTTAAGAATGCTTTGGTAGTGATGACATCTAATGTGGGTTCAACTATCATTGCAAAGGGTCGAAAAAGCTCCATTGGTTTTGTGCTTACAGATGATGAGTCAAGTTCATATGCTGGGATAAAAGCAACAGTGATGGAAGAACTCAAGTCATATTTTCGTCCAGAGTTGCTCAACAGGATAGACGAAGTGGTTGTATTCCATCCTCTTGAAAAGTCTCAG ATGCTGGAGATAGTCAATATTATGCTACAAGAAGTGAAGCAGAGGCTACTATCTCTGGGAATTGGATTAGAGGTGTCTGAATCAGTTAAGGACCTCATATGCCAAGAAGGCTATGACCGGATCTATGGTGCTCGCCCTCTTAGGCGAGCAATTACATTAATAATTGAAGATCCATTGAGTGAAGCCCTCCTTGCTGGAGTTTACCAGCCTGGTGACACTGCTGTCGTTGATTTAGATGCTTCCGGGAACCCATCTGTAAGTCATGGATCAGGTCAGAATAGTTCCCCTTTCTTTAAAACTAGTATACAGCATCCATCTTGTAATTAA